From the SAR324 cluster bacterium genome, one window contains:
- a CDS encoding serine hydrolase, translating to MSPKLDHHRLDRLYNFLEGTVQRDEIPGAAVQLSVGDKLTVRKAFGRFKPNLADPMQQDSIFLVASITKPFTVAATVLLAERGQLLLDDPACHYLPEFGNSGKENITLRHLMTHSSGLPDMLPENQSLRERHAPMSEFIERICQLKLDFPAGTGLQYQSTGLAILGEVVHRVSGMSLKEFLREVFIEPLGMKDTALAMDGLQEERVSIVKLPPEQVGVDWGWNSPYWRNLGAAWGGMFSTVEDLTRFLRMLLNGGEFQGKRIFSRSTVETMILDQTSPMALVPNDQKVMIRGGLGWRLAPSSCWGFFGDFLSPGSFGHGGATGTVFWADPKRDMTFALLTTQPSIWSESLLCKASNLAIACVN from the coding sequence GTGAGCCCAAAACTGGACCATCATCGACTCGATCGGCTTTATAACTTTTTGGAGGGAACTGTCCAAAGAGATGAAATCCCAGGTGCAGCAGTGCAACTTTCGGTTGGAGACAAGCTTACTGTCAGAAAGGCTTTTGGACGTTTTAAGCCTAATCTTGCTGATCCAATGCAACAAGATTCAATCTTTCTGGTAGCCTCGATCACAAAACCGTTTACCGTCGCTGCTACAGTATTGCTGGCAGAACGTGGTCAACTCTTACTAGATGATCCAGCCTGTCATTACCTCCCTGAGTTCGGCAATTCTGGAAAAGAAAACATCACGCTTCGACATTTGATGACTCACAGTTCTGGGCTACCAGACATGCTTCCAGAAAATCAGAGCTTGCGTGAACGACATGCTCCAATGTCTGAGTTCATAGAGCGGATCTGCCAGTTGAAATTAGACTTTCCTGCTGGGACTGGGCTTCAGTATCAAAGTACCGGTTTAGCGATTCTTGGAGAGGTTGTTCACAGAGTCAGCGGAATGTCCCTCAAAGAATTTCTCAGAGAAGTGTTTATCGAACCCTTAGGAATGAAGGATACAGCCTTAGCGATGGACGGGTTGCAAGAAGAAAGGGTGTCCATCGTGAAACTCCCTCCAGAACAGGTAGGAGTTGATTGGGGCTGGAATAGCCCCTACTGGCGCAATTTGGGTGCCGCTTGGGGTGGTATGTTCTCAACTGTCGAAGACCTGACTCGTTTTCTGAGAATGCTACTGAATGGTGGTGAGTTCCAAGGTAAGCGAATTTTTAGCCGAAGTACTGTTGAAACAATGATTCTAGATCAAACTAGTCCCATGGCTTTGGTCCCAAATGATCAAAAAGTGATGATTCGTGGAGGACTCGGCTGGAGACTTGCGCCCTCATCTTGTTGGGGATTCTTCGGGGACTTCCTTTCACCAGGAAGTTTTGGACACGGTGGAGCAACAGGCACTGTTTTCTGGGCTGATCCCAAGCGGGATATGACCTTTGCTTTGCTGACCACCCAACCGTCCATTTGGAGTGAATCGCTACTTTGCAAAGCTTCAAACCTTGCCATAGCTTGTGTCAATTGA
- a CDS encoding SDR family oxidoreductase, whose product MSSLQGKTALVTGSGRGLGKVMAQRLADQGANIVLHDISWDAPEKYKEAQNLGEVVKEFKKKGVEVLAVTGNIGNVQAVAAMCTRIEEKFPKVDILVNCAGGDIGASGGKPSPNNALDIPIEDVHALINNNLIGTINVCKAFIPAMRDRKSGVVVNIGSVAGQLGVSEGAIYGILKASVTHYTRCLATELKQHGVRVNCVAPGPTKTARFEATRVVDPEMMDSQKASLVRYGEPGEIADAVAFLVSDQAKFINGQVLCVDGGLVNFPG is encoded by the coding sequence ATGAGTAGTCTACAAGGAAAAACTGCGCTCGTTACAGGTTCAGGCCGAGGACTAGGCAAAGTAATGGCTCAAAGACTAGCCGATCAAGGAGCAAACATTGTTCTGCATGACATCAGCTGGGATGCACCAGAAAAGTACAAGGAGGCCCAGAACCTTGGAGAGGTTGTCAAAGAATTTAAAAAGAAGGGTGTTGAAGTACTGGCAGTGACCGGAAATATCGGAAATGTCCAAGCTGTAGCCGCAATGTGCACTAGGATTGAAGAAAAATTCCCAAAGGTGGACATTCTTGTCAATTGTGCTGGAGGTGACATCGGGGCAAGTGGTGGCAAACCCTCACCCAATAATGCACTGGATATCCCTATCGAAGATGTACACGCGCTGATTAACAACAACCTGATTGGAACCATCAATGTTTGCAAAGCATTCATCCCAGCGATGCGAGATCGGAAATCCGGAGTTGTCGTCAATATTGGATCTGTAGCAGGACAATTAGGTGTATCTGAAGGGGCAATTTACGGAATTCTAAAAGCTTCTGTCACGCACTACACTCGTTGTCTCGCCACAGAACTCAAGCAACATGGGGTTCGAGTAAATTGTGTTGCCCCCGGACCTACAAAGACTGCACGTTTTGAAGCTACAAGAGTTGTTGATCCAGAGATGATGGATTCCCAAAAAGCTTCCCTGGTTCGCTATGGAGAGCCAGGTGAGATTGCAGATGCTGTCGCGTTTTTGGTGTCTGACCAAGCAAAATTCATCAATGGGCAGGTCCTCTGTGTGGATGGAGGGTTGGTTAACTTCCCTGGTTAG
- a CDS encoding sugar phosphate isomerase/epimerase — translation MTNSSWPLFKLGLNPYGMTYYLGLQGRGTARQNPNGTGLEGYLQIAEELGAKSLEIFDPWLQEFSGNEFQSLKDRLDQRGITPVISGGYILEETGHVFRSAQLLEAKTIRFALTNVLCGGRAFRTDWNELCQAVRKKILEFGKPAADAGLMIAIENHQDFTSAELVEFCEMTSGVGITYDTGNSFPVAESPNQFTKTAAPHVIHLQLKDYRVQFTNEGFRLVRCTIGEGAVPFDEVFKEIGKHQNQLTAVLEPGALEARHVKLFKEDWWWGYPAKSATELAECLLATQKNQLSDKEDYRTPWEKGEDSKLVDYELQMYRKSFANMKKLGI, via the coding sequence ATGACGAATTCTTCTTGGCCGCTATTCAAACTGGGGCTCAATCCTTATGGAATGACCTATTACCTTGGTTTGCAAGGACGAGGCACTGCCAGACAAAATCCAAATGGGACAGGTTTGGAAGGGTATTTACAGATTGCCGAAGAACTTGGTGCTAAGTCCTTGGAAATCTTTGATCCCTGGTTACAGGAGTTTTCCGGCAATGAATTCCAAAGTTTGAAGGATCGCTTAGACCAGAGAGGAATAACTCCCGTCATTTCAGGAGGCTATATTCTTGAGGAGACGGGCCATGTTTTTAGGTCAGCGCAACTGCTCGAGGCAAAAACAATCCGCTTTGCTTTGACCAACGTGCTTTGTGGTGGGAGAGCCTTCCGAACTGATTGGAATGAACTGTGCCAAGCGGTTCGAAAAAAGATCCTTGAATTTGGTAAACCCGCTGCTGATGCAGGTTTGATGATTGCTATCGAAAATCATCAAGATTTTACTTCCGCAGAACTCGTGGAATTCTGTGAAATGACCTCTGGGGTTGGAATTACTTACGACACTGGCAACTCCTTTCCAGTGGCTGAATCCCCTAATCAATTTACGAAAACTGCTGCACCTCACGTTATACATTTACAACTCAAGGACTATCGGGTGCAGTTCACCAATGAAGGATTTCGACTGGTACGCTGTACGATCGGAGAGGGAGCTGTGCCATTTGATGAAGTCTTCAAAGAAATTGGTAAACACCAAAATCAACTAACTGCGGTACTGGAGCCAGGGGCACTTGAGGCTCGACACGTCAAACTCTTTAAAGAAGATTGGTGGTGGGGCTATCCAGCAAAATCTGCAACTGAGCTGGCTGAATGTCTATTAGCAACTCAGAAAAACCAACTATCCGACAAAGAGGACTACCGTACGCCATGGGAAAAAGGTGAGGACAGCAAGCTGGTGGATTATGAACTCCAAATGTACCGCAAAAGCTTTGCAAATATGAAAAAACTGGGAATATAA
- a CDS encoding aldo/keto reductase, whose translation MKYRYLGRSGLLVSRICLGTMTFGMEKWGCDQNEASRIVDTFVGVGGNFLDTADMYSAGVSEEMTGKAIKSHNRDELVIATKAWFRTTEGANGSGSSRKHILEAVEASLRRLGTDYIDLYQVHGPDWFTPMEETMRTLDDLVQQGKVRYIGCSNYYAWQIVKANSIAEKMNLEKFISAQHMYNLVRRDIEREILPACADQGLGMLCWSPLASGFLSGKYQRGGDIPEGSRISFRKSVDIPRYFHDHAFDTVEALVELGEVTGKPPSQLSTAWLLGDRRVTSVISGPKTVAQIEDVLAVADWDLEADHWNRLEEVSNFKHGYPLEWIDQSYGNIGGMEEFSPAHHRLVRDRS comes from the coding sequence CACGCATTGTTGATACCTTTGTCGGTGTCGGAGGGAATTTTCTCGACACTGCAGATATGTACAGCGCCGGGGTTTCAGAAGAAATGACAGGCAAAGCGATCAAATCCCATAATCGTGATGAACTAGTCATTGCAACCAAAGCCTGGTTTCGAACTACGGAAGGTGCAAATGGTAGCGGTAGTTCCCGCAAGCACATTTTGGAAGCTGTGGAAGCAAGCTTGCGAAGATTAGGAACTGATTACATCGACCTTTACCAAGTGCACGGCCCAGATTGGTTCACTCCCATGGAGGAAACCATGCGGACCCTGGATGACCTAGTTCAGCAAGGCAAAGTTCGCTACATAGGTTGCAGTAACTACTACGCTTGGCAAATAGTCAAAGCCAACTCGATTGCAGAAAAGATGAACTTGGAAAAGTTTATCAGCGCTCAGCACATGTATAACCTGGTTCGCCGTGATATTGAACGAGAGATTCTTCCAGCCTGTGCCGATCAAGGATTGGGGATGCTTTGTTGGAGTCCACTAGCAAGTGGGTTTTTAAGCGGCAAATACCAACGGGGAGGTGACATCCCAGAGGGATCCAGAATTTCTTTCCGTAAAAGTGTTGATATTCCGCGATATTTCCATGATCACGCCTTTGACACCGTGGAGGCACTAGTTGAATTGGGAGAAGTGACTGGGAAGCCTCCGAGCCAACTTTCTACTGCTTGGCTCCTTGGAGATCGTAGAGTTACATCTGTCATTTCAGGCCCCAAAACGGTCGCACAGATTGAAGATGTTTTGGCAGTCGCAGATTGGGATCTCGAAGCAGATCACTGGAATCGGTTGGAGGAAGTTTCTAACTTCAAGCACGGATATCCGTTGGAGTGGATTGATCAAAGCTACGGAAATATTGGTGGAATGGAAGAATTCTCACCTGCCCACCATCGCTTGGTTCGAGATCGTAGCTAG